The proteins below come from a single Malus sylvestris chromosome 3, drMalSylv7.2, whole genome shotgun sequence genomic window:
- the LOC126615533 gene encoding SAGA-associated factor 11-like: MSLPNEENDMSSSPDAQLSSHVFGDLLDSIIVDVASECHRIAKLGLDRNFEEEEEELRLSAQARVRVADPSNSGEANGKYVVDIFGQNHPSVASEVFVCMNCGRSIVAGRFAPHLEKCMGKGRKARLKVTRSSTAAQTRNSRGNPASTYSTYSNSNSTNRLSNGASAVAGEEYSNGALEEP; encoded by the exons ATGTCGCTTCCAAATGAAGAAAATGATATGTCCTCTTCTCCCGATGCTCAG CTTTCGTCTCATGTTTTTGGGGACCTCCTCGATTCAATTATTGTTGATGTTGCATCTGAGTGTCATCGAATAGCAAAGTTGGGTCTTGATCGTAattttgaagaagaggaagaagaactaAGGCTTTCAGCCCAAGCACGGGTGAGGGTAGCTGATCCTAGTAATAGTGGTGAAGCAAATGGCAAGTATGTGGTTGACATATTTGGGCAGAATCATCCTTCTGTAGCCAGTGAAGTGTTTGTGTGCATGAATTGTGGTCGGTCTATCGTTGCTGGGAGGTTTGCTCCTCATCTGGAGAAGTGTATGGGAAAG GGTAGAAAGGCTCGCCTCAAAGTGACAAGAAGTAGCACGGCTGCACAGACTCGGAATTCACGGGGAAACCCTGCATCTACATACTCCACATATTCAAATTCCAACAGCACAAACCGATTATCAAATGGAGCATCCGCTGTTGCTGGTGAGGAGTACTCAAATGGTGCATTGGAAGAGCCATGA